The Biomphalaria glabrata chromosome 1, xgBioGlab47.1, whole genome shotgun sequence sequence TCATGCAGTGTTTACCTTTTTCAAATTCAAACCATGGCTGTAAAACACTGCTACACTTGGAGTCTAGgaacaaaatgtagaaataagCTAGAATTCTACTAAATATGAGTTACTTCTTACTAGATAGTTTTGAATTAGTTAGATTTTTCGtgtccataataataataataataataaataataataataataataataataataatggcaatatcttTGATGCCAAAGATTAAGTCTTTCACATGACCACGCAAAAACCCaattgcgacctacatatttttccttATCTCGTGTAGACAAAGTCGTTGTTCGCCAGcgttctattttctttttgtcttctgcgcctgtcttcacaAGGGCTTTTCTATGGGTCTCAAATGtaatgtgtgtcccgcggctattgtgagagctctccaactgtctctttcagaggccatcagCTGTCAACTATTCTTGTCGCGTCCATAAAGTATTAAAGAAATGACGAAGTATATAGATACAATAATGAATATGATATGTATACATCTCTACGCTATTCACTATTGTATAGATCAAGcatctggttgcatgcggcctcagaacgagacagctgaagatcacttacaaaggccgcgggatacacatttgagatcaaaagaaaatccgctgccgaggacagacgtggacggcaaaaagaaaatctaaatcgaccataTGCGGACAATGGTTTTGCTTGCCTTGGTggttgcaaaatatgtaggtcacagctagggctgcgcatccacgggaaatactgcattcctcactaatctttggacttgaagacaagcttAATTAGATTAAGCATCatgtaataaatatattgaaattaaatagcCCTTTATCCCTTGTTTAGCTTTACAATTAGATTTAGACTTGTTGAAGTGCCCAGATTTACCAGTGATTGTTAATTTCTCTACAATTTTGTTTAGTTCTTATCAGATTTCATGTGTTTGTGTCTTAAGTAGATTTAATATTAATCTGCAATTCTTTAAAACtggttcttaaaaaaatattaacaacaatgTATCAAGATGTATTGCATTGAAGAGATACAAAAACTATGATTCCAGAAAGTCAATGTCCGGATTCCGTTAAATGTCTAAAAGTGTTgttaattatgtttttgttatctTAAAGACTGTCTCTTCTCATATTTTAGTGTTATCTTAAAGACTCTCACTTCCCATATAGTATGtgagtaatttttaaaaaattatactttgACCCAGTTGAAGTGTTGGAGTAGTGATACAAACTTCATTGTCTACCTCTCTTTGTCTACCTCAATGTAATCGTTCTAATTAGCTTTCCAATTCTTCATGGGCGGGTGCACACGTGTTCGGAAAATGGAtctgcagatttttttttctagaaattggACAGTTTTTGTATATCTTTGGAAAAACAATCAGTAGCTTCCTTTGGTATGCCCGTTTTAATTGTTCAAATATTGTCAAGCTCTGCTATTTTGAAAACGCTGTCAACGGGTATTCCCACATTGGACTCAATTGTTTCATTGTAGAGTTGAATATACGAGTTGTAATTGACGTACATGTCTATGTTACCCACTGTAGAACTTGAGCTGAACTCTAGTAGAGACGAAGCCCACTGCAAGCCCACTGGGAAGACTCCTATAAgaattacaagaaataaataaaactagtcgacctgcggcgtagcatacgcagctattttgcagggccggccttaggtgaccgcagtgggctccaCACTTATGCGACCGTAGTGGGGCCCGcaatttcataggacccgcgctaattctaggtgtataaattattaaattaaaccattatataaCTAGGTGCATTAAATTATACATGACTTCTAGGTGTATTCAATTATACATGACTTCTAGGTGCATTCAATTATACTTGATTTCTAGGTGTATTCAATTATACTTGACCTTTAGGTGCATTCAATTATACATGACTCCTAGGTGTATTCAATTATACATGACTTCTAGGTACATTCAATTATACTTGATTTCTAGGTGTATTCAATTATACATGACTTCTTTGTGTATTCAATTATACTTGACTTCTAGGTGTATTCAATTATACATGACTTCTAGGTGTATTCAAATATACTTGACTTCTATGTGTATTCAATTATACTTGACTTCTAGGTGTATTCAATTATACTTGACTTTTAGGTGTATTCAATTATACTTGACTTCTAGGTGTATTCAATTATACTTGACTTCTAGGTGTATTCAATTATACTTGACTTCTAGGTGTATTCAATTATACTTGACTTCTAGGTGTATTCAATTATACTTGACTTCTAGGTGCATTCAGTTATACGTAACCTCTAGGTGCATTCAATTATACTTGACTTCTAGGTGCATTCAATTATACTTGACTTCTAGGTGCATTCAATAATAGGTGACTCTCAGGTGCATTTAATTATATGTGACCTCTAGGGGCATTCAATTATATGTGAACTCTAGGGGCATTCAATTATACGTGACCTCTAATGAGATACAAAGTAAGCCTAAGTAGAATGATAGATTCATGTTTGATCATCGGATCTTCAACTTAAGTTTGCATGTATGATATATTGTTAAGCATACAGGCCCAAAACGAATGGGGTATTTATGTGAAAGATATTTCATTTCAACTGTGTGACTAGCACAGAAACTTGGAATCCTTCGAAGAACAGACGGATGATATGAAAACGGCTGTTTCTATATAAGGCTATTCATTTGAAACTAGTTACTCAAAGCTCCTCAAGATCTGTTGATTTTTCACTGATCTACGCTCAATCGTGGCATAAATATCACCAGAGACATTTTTGTAACAAAGTAAACCACGAAGAAATTATCATTGTATATTCAACTATCAAACTGTTCATGTAGCCTTTGAGTTCAAGAATTGAATCGTAAGCATACTATTTTAAAGTTGCATCTTGTTGTTTGATCTGTCCTCCTTTGTAcggagcagtggacaccaggtgggaagagacattaccagtgacacatctttatggaaacagcttgcagCCCAATAATGGCGTGGTGGCTTAGTaattaagcgctcggcttccgaacctggggtcatgggctcgaatcttggtgaagactgggattttgaattttgtgatTCTTAGGgcgcccaactctaatgggtacctgactttagttgagggaagtaatggcggttggccacatgacaccctgctcgttaaccgttggccatagaaacagttgacctcAACATCATCCTTCCCCTATATCGCCAGGTCTGGAAGGGAAActatttcctccccccccccctatgcGCTGAACGGCgcaggaggatctaagtctgtTTGTAAGGCTTTGcccttcttttctgtccttttTTGTAAGGCTTGGCCTTTTGTTGTTTGTCCATCGTTGGGCGTTCAGGTGTCTTGTAAACCCAAACCCAAACATTCCATTGGACAAAGTTCTCACTTTAACTTCCTTGATTCCCAGTTAATGTGAAATATCTATGTCAGTGTAATACGACTGAGTTGTACTTTTAGTTCTGTGGCCTACTTTGGAAtgaatgactttttaaaaaatgggaacCTTGCTATAGATCTCAGTAGTCAGAAAGACTCAAAGATAGAGGGACATTTTCTTACTCCATACGCTTCAACATATgagtacaagtgctccttcttccctagagccattagagaatggaatgggttgcctgaatcagccaggaaaacccacgacttagcagagtttatgtcattgatcaacatgcatgactagattgacacatgaaatgcgtaggaatcttcttttttgaagtaatgtctgttatatataagataagatacaattTATGTAGTAAAAAGAAtcgatttttaaataaaaacacttaACACTTAAAAGAgatcttaaaattttgtaatgAATATTTAATTACACATTAATTACCACTGCATGACTTAGTATTGGTCACAGATAGAACCAGAGGTGGTCACTGTTAGACTCAACGGCGGTCCTTGCTACGCAGAAATGGTCACAGCTGAACTCAGATGTGGTAATTGCTGGACTCGAGGTGACACCAGCAGATATatgttgtaaaacaaaaaacaaatgtgaATACTGTCGTTACTATAGCAACCGTTTTGTaaacaaagcttaaaaaaataacgtGTTTAAAAATTGAGTCCATTCTTGAATATCAACCAACAATTGGTCAAATGTTAATAGCGACGATTGGTCAAATGTTAATAGCGACAATTGGTCAAATGTTAATAGCGACGATTGGTCAAGTGTTAATAGCGACAATTGGTCAAATATTAATAGCGACAATTGGTCAAATGTTAATAGCGACAATTGGTCAAATGTTAATAGCGACGATTGGTCAAATGTTAATAGCGACGATTGGTCAAATGTTAATAGCGACAATGGGTCAAATGTTAATAGCGACAATGGGTCAAATGTTAATAGCGACAATGGGTCAAATGTTAATAGCGACAATTGAGTGTTTGTTCTATTTACTCCGCTTCACAAACCAAACGCTTCAATACACTCCTGATCGTATCAAACTGTGCACCAATAAACTCCTGATCGTATCAAACTGTGCACCAATAAACTCCTGATCGTATTAAACTGTGCATCAATACACTCCTGATCGTATCAAACTGTGCACCAATAAACTCCTGATCGTATCAAACACTGTGCACCAATACACTCCTGATCGTATCAAACTGTGCATCAATACACTCCTGATCGTATTAAACTGTGCACCAATACACTCCTGATCGTATCAAACTGTGCATCAATACACTCCTGATCGTATCAAACTGTGCACCAATAAACTCCTGATCGTATCAAACACTGTGCACCAATAAACTCCTGATCGTATCAAACTGTGCACCAATAAACTCCTGATCGTATCAAACTGTGCACCAATAAACTCCTGATCGTATCAAACTGTGCACCAATAAACTCCTGATCGTATCAAACTGTGCACCAATAAACTCCTGATCGTATCAAACTGTGCACCAATAAACTCCTGATCGTATTAAACTGTGCATCAATACACTCCTGATCGTATCAAACTGTGCACCAATAAACTCCTGATCGTATCAAACACTGTGCACCAATACACTCCTGATCGTATCAAACTGTGCATCAATACACTCCTGATCGTATCAAACTGTGCACCAATAAACTCCTGATCGTATCAAACACTGTGCACCAATAAACTCCTGATCGTATCAAACTGTGCACCAATAAACTCCTGATAGTATCAAACACTGTGCACCAATAAACTCCTGATCGTATTAAACACTGTGCATCAATACACTCCTGATCGTATCAAACTGTGCACCAATAAACTCCTGATCGTATCAAACACTGTGCACCAATAAACTCCTGATCGTATCAAACACTGTGCACCAATAAACTCCTGATCGTATCAAACACTGTGCACCAATAAACTCCGGATAGTATCAAACACTGTGCATCAATTAACTTCTGATAGTATTAAACACTGTGCATCAATTAACTTCTGATAGTATTAAACACTGTGCATCAATAAACTCCTGATCGTATCAAACACTGTGCATCAATACACTCCTGATAGTATCGAACTGTGCACCAATAAACTTCTGATAGTATCGAACACTGTGCATCAATACTCTCCTGATAGTATCAAACTGTGCACCAATAAACTCCTGATAGTACCAAACACTGTCCATCAAACTAACGATTATGTAATTCTTCTGAGATGATCATTAGAGATGTGAACACTGTAGATGTGATGACTTATTGGTCAACTTGAAGCAAGAACATCGCCCATGGAACTGTCCATTCCGTGATGTGCAACAGGAAGGAAAAAcacactacatttatttttaacttttcgtGTGAGTTTCCCGACACACTCACTGATCTATTTGTAACGTTGACCCAGTTGACTTGGTTAAGTGATGTCACGAATATGTTTGTTTACCTTTTCTTTGCCTTTGTCTCGTTTTCTGCTGTCGATTTGGAAGAGTCATTACGTCATACGAATTAAAGTCAAAACTGAAACCACAAAATTTAAGGATATTTATAAATGagacttaaaagaaaaaaaaatctaagtgTTCGCAGAAGTCAAAACAAATATAGTGCCCAAGGGCTCTcactctttctcattctttagccgcattacctatttttttttagttagacCCATTATTCAATAGTGATTGGTAACACAATCAGATGTATATGACCAACCGGAATATTTTGAGACTTTCCAAAAATAGTACATCGTATGTGACCTAATGAGTGGAAAACAAAATACACGAAGAGATGACATTTCTGtcaataatttaaacaaaatattgttttctaTGTTTCCAAGTTGGTTTTACCCAACACATTATTGCATAGAATTGAGCTGATGTTGATTCTTTGAAGCATTGCTTTAAGCATCTCCGGTTTTAATTTTGGTTCTGATGATTTCATTGCATGTCACTGCACTATGTAAATGTCTAACACACAGAcacctagactggaaaacggaaacaaattcttatcccataatgataggatcacagacctatatatatatttatatatagattgttattTACGTAACTccttttcaagctgtaagggaagtcgccccgaaCCTAAggaaatcaatcttttctgtcttagaaaaataatgatctttagttttagaagttttagaaataatgctaaaaacctttttttttttggatttttaaatagaatgggttaataatcacagaactatatattcacgcaaatctataaaaataaagccatttcctgttagtttccttTGAGATAATGTTTCTAAAATCCTAGCTCGAAATAATCCAAGTCCGTTGATTtcaatcatcttatgtacatttaaatagattgattacctagatctttctagattatgcaTCCAAACattgtaaatattataataatagtgTTTTACCTTTGATGttcaatgactagatctagatgttaacattatatatgttacataggttaggtttgaaacaaacaacGTTACTTCTTgtaactacttgacaaaacaacgctttgttgcagctttttttttttaaatttttcacatttttgtgTAGTGTTAGAGATTTCTATGTCCTGTCTAGGTAGAATACAGGTTGGTGATTAAACACTTTAGAGAACCTATATGACTTCTTCGTAAGAGACCAAGATGAATAGTACcaaaaaaatttgaattaacTCCCACTCCCTTCTTAACTGATCTATAAGTATATGATAGCGTCATTTATATATGCATGTAGAATAACTTTAATTATTTCGATTATTTATTAGAAGCTACAGTTCATATAAAACTATAAAAGACAGCTTGGGAATAGACCTATTGTTTACTTCCTAAAGATGACGTCATTAATACCCCAAAGTCTCCAGTTGGTTGTACAATTTCGATACATGTCACATGACTCAATCTCTATATGTGACAAATTTAGAGCGGGGAATACAGACAGCATCAGAGAATACCAACTGCATGATTACATACATAAAATTAAGGAGCCTAGAAATTCCCTTGGAAATTGTCCAATCTTCACCCAAAGAGCGGATGCTATCCTCCAGCACCCCCAACCATACCCCTATTGATTCGTgcaattaaataattttgtatccACTCTTATGAGTAATGTGTACATGTACAACTGACGCGACTGTATGTGGCCAACTACTCGCGACTCTCTCCGATCCAATATCCTGCTCACGACTGtccataaaaacaaaatatagaaagCAGGGAATGTCCcctgaaaaaaagtattttttcccTCCAGCGACAAGTGGGTCacccacaactggactgctTGTTATATAAGCTGAGAGGCTAATGAAAATGGAAATCATTCGAGTTCAAACAACTTTCGATTGACTTGTTAAGAGATCAGAGATAGTGGAACAGAATCgttttaaaatgtacacaagAGGTTAGCGTGATGAGTGAAGCTTAAGAATGTTTTGTCAAACCATAAGCAGATTTCTAAACagttaatgttttgtttcgttACAAAGACAAAGTTCCAAATTTTATATCGATTGTAACTTCAGTTAACTACAACAATCTTAAGTCAACAAATTGACAACGTTTGAATTGTAGACCGTCATGTCTGCTGCATCAGTCCACATGAGCcgatgaaaaatagacaagaaaCACTCGCTAGTTATATAGTCACCTTctattatttgaaatatttcttgtaaagttatctcaaataaacaaacttTAAGGAAATTCCTGCAACCTAAAAAGTTCAACTGATGAAAATATATTCTATtactataataattatttaaatgtcaCCCGGAACTTAATTAACAAAGgtttattctattattattgttttaattttctttgataaagtTTTATTAACGATGGTTTCACAAGCGTCACACGAAGTCATGAAAATccatttaaagtttataaaatgatTTCGAAAGCTATAAGCCTATCTATCTGATGAGCATGCGATCTGTTGAATATTCAAATGAATACTTGAAAAAAGGAACTCGTGACAAGACATTGTCTCAAAACACGAACATTCCTAAAGATACAGATTTGAACTTTTATTTTGTGAAGTTGTCAGGTCAACTTTgttacaaagaaaatgttttttttatttggcagATGTGTTTGCTTACTTCGCCATATTGACAGTGGCAATGATTGCAGCTTTCCCAACAAGTCAAGAGAACTTGCTGAGAGATCAGGTTCGAAGTGCCATAAGAGAAGGTCAATCCCTGATGTCCACATGTCAGGCCTACACTCAACTAATTGTACGACCTTTTTTTCTagtttgtacatattttttttgtgtgtgtgcgctaGGTCAgtacaaaaaagtttttaaaataaaggtcCATGAAAGAAAGGTCCATGAAGGTCCAAGATAGCTGTCACAATAACTTCTTGAATATGGATATTTTCTGGACAATGACGTCGATGTGTTTGGGGCAAAATTTGCAGAGGACATTGACTTTGAATATACCTGAGTGATTGATTTTGTTCATTGTCTACTCCCTATAAACTGTTCTTAAGACTTTTAAACTCACTTTGTTTTTCAATCAATCACTATCAATGGTAGTTTAAAGCATTATACAACAGGAAAGTACTTTCTCTAAGTCAGCTGATAGGATGTGTTTAGTTACATGTAACAGTTTCCGTGGCATTACATTTACAAGAAAGTTTTCAACTGAATCGCCTAGCTCTGTGAAAAGTAATAAGGGACTACCGTCTTGATGGTGAAGAGTCCGAACCCTGTCCGTGGTCAGTATCATGGAGGAGATtcgggcttttttttttacttacggAAATGCTGAATCCTATTGATAACAAGCTTGGACAGTTGAACTTTTAAAacactttatatttatattataaaagcTAGTTATAGTATGTAATTTACAATATTCTCACTTTGTAGTTGTGATTGCCGAAAGCAGTATTCTAAGTAAAATGAATATTAGTATTCTACTTTGAAATTGAAAGATCCGAATCCTGAATGACTCGTTTACATAAAGCATGACTTCAAATAttttagtaaataaatacaaacgaaaacatttagaaatgtatttttcttgttacagCGTAGAGTTTTAACAGCTTCAGAACTGGATTATTTAGAGTCTGAAACTATTCCAACTTTACCAAGTATGGCTCAACATTTGAATATGTCCATGGACAACGTAAGTTCAACTGAGCTAGAATATATAATGTCATAATTAcagtctcaaataaacaacgTTTGACCTAGTGCAAAGAAGTGGATTGGTATTGGGACAAGCTCATTTTTACGTTTAAGGTACTATAAATACAACTCTATGGCAAACTACCCCACTGCTTAAAAGGGGCATATCTCTGGACTATTAATAAATTAGTATTTGGAATATATGTGaacaggagtgtctctccaaagtaGGGCTATACGGTCATttgaaaaaagtattaaacGAGATGAACTAAAGTCGTTACAACTGAAAGAGGCCAacaatttgaaatatatttggTCAAATTGTAATTTGTTTCTGTTATATTGTCGCGTAAACAGGTTgaaatgttcatattttttGCAACATTTTACAGGCAACAAAAGTTTTTGACCCGTTTTCTATTTTGTTCTGATTGAAAAGGTCAGAGATTCTTTTATAAAGCATCTAAAGATATCAGAGTTAATAAATTGATGACATTGTTTGTAACCCACAGACGATGTCTCGACTTCTGCAAAGAACCGTCCACAACATGACCTTACTTCTCAGTGCTGCCGACATGCTCGTCCACACCAAAGTTTTGAACCAGATCCAGTTCAACGCCCTGATCACAGAGGCAGAGAATGTCAAGACCATATTGTCCAATCTCCGCACCGCCGTGAAGGAGAGGCTTTCCAGCGAGGAGTGGGCTCTGGACCTGGCACTTTCATTGGCAGACTCGGAGCTGCATGATTCATTAGAGGCTGAACTGCAAGAAGCAGACATCCCCACAGACCGCAAGGGCACCAACATGGTGGAGCTGCTGATTGTTAGACAATTTAAAGAACAAATGTCGCCTCTAATTTCCATGCTGGTCAACTATCTATAGGTAAGTGACAGTTTAACCTTATGACATTTATGCTAGAGAAAAATAGGAGATCGTTACGGAAGTTATATAATGGGGTCATTTAGGGGTCACTTGTTGTTAAGTCTatgtttttaagaaaattatcTAAAGTAGTCCCTCTTTTAAATCATGAATATAAAATAGTGTAAGAAAAAGGGTATAACATTTCCTAGTCAACTGAGTGATTTGAACACAAGTGACtggaccatagcgcattgagcaagctaaaagcatgaaattgcgataaaaaaaacaattggtaaaaatatccACAAGTGTAcaaattgttacgtatttctgattttctggctaaatgtactaggcacacaaataaaagaaacactgcaaagaacttgacgactcaactttcagctttaaataactttattgaattataactataacaattcgtcactgtaacatgtagcgtatacgtcttacatcgactgtatcgactgtaacggct is a genomic window containing:
- the LOC129924306 gene encoding uncharacterized protein LOC129924306: MIAAFPTSQENLLRDQRRVLTASELDYLESETIPTLPSMAQHLNMSMDNTMSRLLQRTVHNMTLLLSAADMLVHTKVLNQIQFNALITEAENVKTILSNLRTAVKERLSSEEWALDLALSLADSELHDSLEAELQEADIPTDRKGTNMVELLIVRQFKEQMSPLISMLVNYL